The following are encoded in a window of Carya illinoinensis cultivar Pawnee chromosome 15, C.illinoinensisPawnee_v1, whole genome shotgun sequence genomic DNA:
- the LOC122297526 gene encoding protein trichome berefringence-like 7 gives MEIITKFNWDTFGHLRPYYARVFNFGERMANGHCKILVFLSLNGLVAMGSLISFLSAMVFGYMYWFPTSSPVLRSYAISESNVSNGKCHVFHGSWIRDESYPLYDASRCPFAERGFNCLANGRKDNGYTKWRWKPKDCDIPRFNARAILENLRGKRIVFVGDSLSRTQWESLICLLMMGIEDKRSVYEINGHKITKRIRFLSVWFSSFDLTIDYYRSVFLVQPGPVPRRAPKRVKATLRLDKLDDISKEWVNSDVLIFNSGHWWTRTKLFEMGCYFQVGDSLKLGMPISIAFRRALDTWASWVETMIHRNRTSVFFRTFESSHWSGRNRNSCKVSRHPSSRSHGRDRSPISDSIIKVVEKMTVPVKVVHVTPMGAFRSDAHVGSWSDNPSVPDCSHWCLPGVPDTWNEIIFSNLLSKNGDSTNEH, from the exons ATGGAGATTATTACCAAGTTTAATTGGGATACATTTGGCCATCTCAGGCCTTACTATGCCAGGGTTTTCAATTTTGGTGAGAGAATGGCAAATGGCCATTGTAAAATTCTGGTCTTCCTATCTTTAAATGGACTGGTGGCCATGGGCTCATTGATATCCTTCCTTTCAGCCATGGTATTTGGATATATGTATTGGTTTCCCACTTCTAGTCCAGTTCTTCGTAGTTATGCGATTTCTGAGTCCAATGTGTCTAATGGCAAATGCCACGTTTTTCATGGAAGTTGGATCCGTGATGAAAGTTATCCTTTATATGATGCCTCAAGATGCCCGTTTGCAGAGCGTGGATTTAATTGCTTGGCTAATGGGCGGAAAGATAATGGTTATACCAAATGGAGGTGGAAGCCTAAAGATTGTGATATTCCAAGGTTTAATGCACGTGCAATTCTTGAAAATCTTCGTGGGAAACGAATTGTCTTTGTAGGCGATTCATTGAGTAGAACACAGTGGGAGTCTTTGATATGTTTGCTCATGATGGGAATTGAGGATAAGAGGAGTGTATATGAAATCAATGGGCATAAGATCACGAAACGTATCAGGTTTTTGAGTGTATGGTTTAGTTCATTCGATCTTACTATTGACTATTATCGATCAGTTTTCCTGGTACAACCTGGTCCAGTGCCGAGGCGTGCACCAAAGAGGGTGAAGGCTACACTAAGACTCGATAAGTTGGATGATATTAGCAAAGAGTGGGTTAATTCTGATGTTCTGATTTTTAATTCGGGACACTGGTGGACACGGACTAAGCTCTTTGAAAT GGGCTGCTATTTTCAGGTAGGAGACTCGCTGAAGCTTGGAATGCCAATCTCTATTGCCTTCAGGAGAGCATTAGACACATGGGCATCTTGGGTTGAGACTATGATACACAGAAATAGAACAAGTGTATTCTTCCGGACTTTTGAGTCATCCCATTGGAG TGGTAGAAACCGGAATTCTTGTAAAGTGAGTCGTCACCCCTCATCAAGATCTCATGGGAGGGACCGAAGCCCAATTTCAGATAGCATAATCAAGGTTGTGGAGAAAATGACAGTTCCTGTAAAAGTAGTGCATGTTACACCGATGGGAGCATTCCGGAGTGATGCACATGTGGGTTCTTGGAGTGACAATCCATCTGTACCCGATTGTAGCCATTGGTGTCTGCCTGGTGTTCCTGATACATGGAATGAAATTATCTTCTCCAATCTGCTGTCCAAGAATGGGGACTCTACCAATGAACACTAG